In one Juglans regia cultivar Chandler chromosome 11, Walnut 2.0, whole genome shotgun sequence genomic region, the following are encoded:
- the LOC109009502 gene encoding probable beta-1,4-xylosyltransferase IRX9H — protein MASIRRTLLPVPRPGTLANGEVSSVNSPLSKSSSSPQHYPPSSGLLSSLVSPLDSQTSVLSVFSPRSSMPPDRPKPKAQKWRKPLFRFFICFMVGILMGLTPFLSFNSSMNPMSKHQAISFEVISNVGNFHSDDNVTRTTTPLDSGDMRHTATLESEVEDMEQMEEINEDKLDTQVFNEDSNLVSQKLLIIVTPTYVRPFQAYYLTRLAQTLRLVTPPLLWIVVEMTSQSADTADILRRTGVMYRHLVCNKNLTDIKDAYIHQRNVALSHIETHHLDGIIYFADDNNIYFTDLFEQMRQIRRFGMWMVAKLTENKSKAILEGPVCNGTQVVGWHIIESHEKFWRFHAAMSGFAFNSTILWDPKRWHRPTLEPIRQIDTVKAGFQVSTFLEQLVEDESQMEALLQDCSRIMVWNIYLASSNPSYPSKWFMKNSLDVIIPLA, from the exons ATGGCTTCTATTAGAAGAACCTTGTTGCCGGTGCCTCGACCTGGCACTTTAGCAAATGGGGAAGTCTCTTCAGTGAATTCTCCCTTGTCCAAGTCCTCATCATCTCCTCAGCATTATCCACCGTCCAGTGGATTGCTATCTTCTTTAGTCAGTCCATTGGACTCTCAAACTTCTGTTCTCAGTGTATTTTCACCCAGATCTTCGATGCCCCCAGATAGGCCAAAACCAAAGGCGCAAAAGTGGAGGAAGCCTCTTTTCcgttttttcatttgtttcatGGTTGGAATTTTGATGGGACTTACCCCTTTTTTGTCATTCAATTCATCTATGAATCCCATGTCAAAGCATCAAGCTATTTCATTTGAGGTAATATCCAATGTTGGGAATTTTCATTCGGATGATAATGTGACCAGAACTACAACACCATTAGACAGTGGGGACATGAGGCATACTGCCACATTAGAATCAGAAGTGGAAGACATGGAACAGATGGAAGAGATCAATGAGGATAAACTTGATACTCAAGTATTCAATGAAGACTCAAACTTGGTGTCACAGAAGCTTTTGATAATAGTGACACCAACATATGTTCGACCCTTTCAAGCATATTACCTGACGCGGTTAGCTCAGACATTAAGGTTGGTCACACCTCCTCTATTATGGATTGTGGTGGAGATGACCTCCCAATCTGCAGATACAGCTGATATCTTGAGGAGAACTGGGGTTATGTATAGGCATCTTGTTTGCAACAAAAATCTAACAGACATAAAAGATGCATACATTCATCAAAGAAATGTGGCACTGTCTCACATAGAAACCCACCATCTTGATGGAATCATTTACTTTGCCGATGACAATAACATCTACTTCACTGATCTTTTTGAGCAAATGAGGCAGATCAG GCGATTTGGAATGTGGATGGTGGCCAAACTAACAGAGAACAAAAGCAAAGCTATCTTGGAGGGGCCTGTTTGTAATGGAACTCAAGTAGTTGGGTGGCACATAATTGAATCACATGAGAAATTCTGGAGATTCCATGCTGCAATGTCTGGATTTGCTTTCAATAGTACCATACTGTGGGATCCAAAGAGGTGGCACCGACCCACCCTGGAACCCATCAGACAAATAGACACGGTCAAGGCTGGCTTCCAA GTCAGCACATTTTTAGAACAGCTTGTGGAAGATGAAAGCCAGATGGAAGCTTTACTGCAGGACTGCTCAAGAATCATGGTTTGGAATATTTATCTTGCTTCATCTAATCCCTCCTATCCTAGCAAATGGTTTATGAAGAACAGTCTAGATGTCATTATCCCACTTGCTTGA